The Thermincola ferriacetica region CAACAACCTGCTGAATCAGTTCCTTGGTTTTACCCTTTGTTCCCACATCCAGGTGAATTTCAATGGTAAGTTCAGGGTTAATAGCAGATAACTTTTCCATCAACCGCGCGGCTATATCCAGACTTTCATTGGCTTCGGCAAAAATTCGCTGCTGCAAAGAATGATATGGCTTGTGATAAGTTCGCCGGTAATAGAATTTGGCACCTTTACCTGCGCGGTGAATAATGACCGCAGTAACAAAACAGGTTTTTTCGCCCTGTTGTGAATCAGTCCCAATAATTATCCGGTAGCTGTCTTTCGGGGACTGAACAGTGAAATTAATCAAATCGGTAACCATTTCCTCGAGGCTAATGGAACCCTTGGACGGACTAATGAAACGCATCCGGTTACCTCCGTTCTAAATTGAATTGTTTGTATATACTATATAGTATATCATAATTTGGGCAATTAATTGTTACCAAAAGTACAAATTTTAGTTTCCTACCGGACGCGCACTTTTTTAATATTTGGAAATGATGCTTTAAGGCAAAATTGTGGATAACCTCAAAGCATAATTTCGGATATCAACAAAAGTTTCCAGGAAATCTCGATAGAAACTTTTGTTTTTGCCATGGTTACGAATGCTTTAGCTAATCATTCTCTTGCCGTAAATCACCCGGTGGACAACTTTACTTAATTCCACCATTTTATAAGGTTTGGCGACAACGTCTATAAATCCATACTGCTGGTAATTTGCCATAATCGGGTCATTGGAGTAACCGCTGGAAACAATAGCCTTTATATTGGGATCATAATCCAGCAGCTTCGCAATGGCCTCTTTACCGCCCATGCCACCGGGTATAGTCAAATCCATGATTACTACATCGAAAGGGCGGCCTGCCTCTTTGGCCAGCCTGTATAATTTTATAGCCTCTGCTCCGTCTCTTGCTTCTTCCACATGATAGCCAAAATGGTTCAACATGCTGCGGACTACATAGCGAATGGTTTCTTCATCATCCATAATAAGTACCCGCCCTTTTCCTTGTAGCGGATAACTATGTATGTTCTTCTTGGAACAAACCTGTTTTGGGGAAGCCGGCAAGTAAATGTAAAACCTTGTTCCTTGTCCTGGTTCCGATTCAACCTCAATATGCCCGTTATGTTTTTTGATAATGGAATAGGCCGTTGCCAGGCCCAGTCCACTCCCTTTAGGTTTGGTAGTAAAATAGGGGTCAAAAATCCGGGGCAGATTTTCTTCAGGTATACCTATCCCCTGGTCATCTACAGTTACTTTAACATATCTTCCTTCGGCAAGGGAAATAAACTCACCGGTACCTATATAAACATTTTCCGCCTTTACCTTAAGTACCCCGCCCTCCGGCATAGCCTGTTTGGAGTTAATCACCAGGTTGTTGATAACCTGACTGATTTGCCCTTCATCGACTTTTACCGCCCACAAATCCGGCGGCATGGAAAATTCGCACTTCACGTTGGAACCCCGCAAAACAAAACTTACCGTATCTCTTATGAGCTGTTTTATCGAAGCCGTTGTCAATATGGGAGCGCCACCCTTGGCAAAGGTGAGCAACTGTTTCGTCAAATCTTTAGCCTGCATGGTCACCTTTTCCATTTCTTCCAGTTGAGCATATGCCTCTGAATCAGGCGGCGTGAGCATCTGAACCAGGGAAATGTTACCAAGAATCACCGTCAGGATGTTATTAAAATCGTGGGCGATACCTCCGGCAAGAATACCCAGGGATTCGAGCTTCTCTACCTTAAGGAATTCCTCTTCAATTTTTCTCTGGTCGGTAACATCTCTGATAACCAGCACGACCCCGACAATTTGACCGCTGTCGGTACAAATAGGCCTTGCGCTGTCCACAATAATTCTCTCTGTTCCGTTCCTGTTCACAAGTATCTTTTGTTCTGTAAAAGTAATACCCTGTCCGCTGTCTAATACCTTAGTTCCGGCATCGGCGCACCTTTCTCCTGTTTTCTCGTTTCTAACGTTAACTACTTCCGTCAATAATTTCCCGATGGCCTCTTCCTGACTCCATCCTGTCAGGTTTTCAGCCACCAGGTTCATGAGTACGATTTTCCCTTTACTGTCAGCCGTAATTACTCCCTCATCGATACTGCGCAGGGTTACCGCCAGCCGCTCCCTTTCTGTAGCCAGAGCGCCCTCCGTCTCTTTACGCTGGGTAATGTCCCTAATAATCATCTGGATAGCCGGTTTTCCTTTAAAAGTATAAGGTATCAATGAAAGTTCCACATCTATGACGGCCCCGTCAACCCGCAGAAATTTTTCTTCCGTTACAGGTTTGACTGAACCCTTTTCACCGGTTTGAATCTTTTCCTGAACAGCCTCCCTATGATCGGGGTGGACCAAATCAAGTATAGGTCTGCCGATTAATTCTTCAGGGTCGGAGACACCAAACAGCGTTGCACCTGCCCGGTTAATAAATACGATGTTGCCGTCCATAATTACGGAAATAGTATTCGGGAAAAATTCCACCAGACGGCGGTAGCGCTCTTCACTTTCCCTTAATGCCTTCTCATCTTCTTTTTGCTTCGTTATGTCCCGGCCTATGCCGATCATGGCGGGCTGCCCCTGCCAGTATACCTTGGTAAGAGTCAGATCCATGACCTTTACTTTTCCATTCACCCAGTATTCCGTTTCAACGGTACCACCATTAACCCAATAAGGTCTTTGCTGTTTTAGCATGCCCTCCCGGCCCGGGGGTACAGTATTTTTGACATTCATGGTCAAAAATTTTTTTCTGTCGCATTCCAAAAATTTTAATGCTTCTTCATTGCAGTCTATGTAATTTCCTTTTTTGTCAATGACGATAATGGGGTTCTGGGACTTTTCAAATAAGGTCCGATACATGGCTTCTCGTTCTTCAAGAGCTTGCACCGCCAGGTGCCGTTCGGTTATATCCTGAATTTGAGAAACAAAGTAAGAAGGATTTCCCTCGTTATCCCTGACCAGGGTAGCGCTGAGCAGACAATGGACCACTCGGCCGGACTTATGTATATACTTTTTTTCTGTCCAGTAGTTGGCAAGTTCGCCCTTTTCCATCTGAAACCGCTTACTGACGGCTACATCCAGGTCTTCGGGGTGAGTGATGTCCTGAAATCTCATGGACAACATTTCCTGTTCCGTATAACCAAGTATTTCACACAGGGATTTATTGACTTTTAAAAAACCTCCGTCCAAAGAAACCAGGGCCATGCCAATCGGGGCATAGTTAAATGCCTGCCTGAACCTTTCCTCGCTGGCCTGCAGTAATGCCTCGGCCCGTTTGCGGTCAGTAATATCGCGGACAACACCCATATTGCGACCGCCCCCCAGAGATACGGCATGGATTTCGACAGTAATTTCCGTGCCATCTTTTCTGCGGGCGGTAATCTCGCCTTTACTCTCACCTGTTTCCATCAACTTTTTAAAGTGTTCAAAGCCGTCAGTCTGACCGGAAGCTATTATGTCCGCTATAGTCATATGGAGCATTTCATCCTCAGTATAACCCAGCATGGCACAACCTGCCGGGTTTACTTCCAGGTACCTTCCCTCATTATCAACAATGTGTATACCATCTATAGACTGGTTAATGTATGATTTAAACTTGGCTTCGCTTTTGCGCAAAGCTTCTTCAGCTTTTTTCCGCTCCGTTATATCCTGAAGTTGCATGACAAAATACAACGGCTGTCCCTGGTTGTTTCGTACGAGAGTGGCATTGGTCAGGGCCATAACAACCTGCCCCAATTTATGGATGCACCGTTTTTCTATTTGATAAGTGCTTCTTTCTCCGGCAATTAGCTGCTGCATAAAGTTTTCTTCTACCGGCATATCATTGGCATGGGTTATGTCTTTTAAGGCCAAACTTAACAATTCAACTTTTGGAAACCCCAGCATCTCGCAAAGGGAATTGTTGACTTTGAGAAAATATCCTTCAAGGGACACCAGCGCCATACCTATAGGGGCATATTCAAAGGCACATTTAAATTTTTCTTCAC contains the following coding sequences:
- a CDS encoding PAS domain S-box protein encodes the protein MTDKLTSTTNLTREQKRLHLTHDIATWKRLNKLFARFFENIPQAFLSLDNDWKFVSVNKAAEQILQQPRSAIIGKNLWEIFSETADSNFYKELYAAKNKQISVQFEIYHKPCNLWFSVRAVPSGAGLLIYFQDVTWQKWAEEALQASEEKFKCAFEYAPIGMALVSLEGYFLKVNNSLCEMLGFPKVELLSLALKDITHANDMPVEENFMQQLIAGERSTYQIEKRCIHKLGQVVMALTNATLVRNNQGQPLYFVMQLQDITERKKAEEALRKSEAKFKSYINQSIDGIHIVDNEGRYLEVNPAGCAMLGYTEDEMLHMTIADIIASGQTDGFEHFKKLMETGESKGEITARRKDGTEITVEIHAVSLGGGRNMGVVRDITDRKRAEALLQASEERFRQAFNYAPIGMALVSLDGGFLKVNKSLCEILGYTEQEMLSMRFQDITHPEDLDVAVSKRFQMEKGELANYWTEKKYIHKSGRVVHCLLSATLVRDNEGNPSYFVSQIQDITERHLAVQALEEREAMYRTLFEKSQNPIIVIDKKGNYIDCNEEALKFLECDRKKFLTMNVKNTVPPGREGMLKQQRPYWVNGGTVETEYWVNGKVKVMDLTLTKVYWQGQPAMIGIGRDITKQKEDEKALRESEERYRRLVEFFPNTISVIMDGNIVFINRAGATLFGVSDPEELIGRPILDLVHPDHREAVQEKIQTGEKGSVKPVTEEKFLRVDGAVIDVELSLIPYTFKGKPAIQMIIRDITQRKETEGALATERERLAVTLRSIDEGVITADSKGKIVLMNLVAENLTGWSQEEAIGKLLTEVVNVRNEKTGERCADAGTKVLDSGQGITFTEQKILVNRNGTERIIVDSARPICTDSGQIVGVVLVIRDVTDQRKIEEEFLKVEKLESLGILAGGIAHDFNNILTVILGNISLVQMLTPPDSEAYAQLEEMEKVTMQAKDLTKQLLTFAKGGAPILTTASIKQLIRDTVSFVLRGSNVKCEFSMPPDLWAVKVDEGQISQVINNLVINSKQAMPEGGVLKVKAENVYIGTGEFISLAEGRYVKVTVDDQGIGIPEENLPRIFDPYFTTKPKGSGLGLATAYSIIKKHNGHIEVESEPGQGTRFYIYLPASPKQVCSKKNIHSYPLQGKGRVLIMDDEETIRYVVRSMLNHFGYHVEEARDGAEAIKLYRLAKEAGRPFDVVIMDLTIPGGMGGKEAIAKLLDYDPNIKAIVSSGYSNDPIMANYQQYGFIDVVAKPYKMVELSKVVHRVIYGKRMIS
- a CDS encoding ribonuclease H-like YkuK family protein, with amino-acid sequence MRFISPSKGSISLEEMVTDLINFTVQSPKDSYRIIIGTDSQQGEKTCFVTAVIIHRAGKGAKFYYRRTYHKPYHSLQQRIFAEANESLDIAARLMEKLSAINPELTIEIHLDVGTKGKTKELIQQVVGMVNMSGFLARVKPYSYGASKVADRYTK